Below is a genomic region from Burkholderia pseudomultivorans.
GATCGACGCATCCTCGCGGATCGCCGTGTGCGGGCAGCCGCCCGTCTCGACGCCCATGATGCGTTCTTCTGGCAGCGCGCCGGCGACCGTCAGCAGGCGCTGGTCTTCCTTCGTATAGATGTCGTTGGTGATCGCGACGAGGTCGTACTTGTCGCGCATCGCCTTGCACAGCATTTCGAGCAGCGTGGTCTTGCCGGAGCCGACGGGGCCGCCGATGCCGACGCGCAGCGGCGGCAGTTCCTTGGTGCGGCGGACGGGCGAGGAAGCAGGTGTGTTCATGGTCTGGCGTCGTAGTTCAGGAGCGGAACAACCGCGAATACTGGGTTTCGTGCCGCGCGGACAGGATGCCGAGCTGCGGCGCGAACGTGTTGACTGCATCGGCCGGTGTCGCGAGCGCGCGGCGCACGGCCGCGTCGATCGCGCCACGCAGCGCGACGATGATGCGCTGGCCAGCGAGCTGGCCGAGCGGCACGGCTTTCAGCGCGGCGGCCGTCTGGTTCTCGACCCAGCCGAATGCGTAGGCGGCGAGCACCGCATCGGCGCCGGCGTCGTGCGCGGCGGCCGCATAGGCGAACGCGGTCGGCAGCGCGATCGGCGACAGCGACGCGAGCGTCGCGCGACGCGCGGCGTCGCCCCATTCGAGCGACGCGCAGAGCTGCGCGAGCGACCAGCCCATCTGTTCGGTCTC
It encodes:
- a CDS encoding urease accessory protein UreF; this encodes MTTTELVALLHLASPALPIGAFSYSQGLEAALDANLIHDADSARDWIASGLTDVLAHGELPFLAHQLARWHAHDAPALATENAWFVASRESSELRRETEQMGWSLAQLCASLEWGDAARRATLASLSPIALPTAFAYAAAAHDAGADAVLAAYAFGWVENQTAAALKAVPLGQLAGQRIIVALRGAIDAAVRRALATPADAVNTFAPQLGILSARHETQYSRLFRS